The following is a genomic window from Rana temporaria chromosome 7, aRanTem1.1, whole genome shotgun sequence.
attgtgctcactctcaACATTGACAGTACGCTGATGTTTTCTTTTGCCGTACACATCGttgtatcgctattttccccgccggcttccgggtagtggctccctcgggagtgggcgttcctatgcacaggctaagtgattgacgtgatgacaaaagcttccccccggcgcataaggcgcgtcacgagttgccgaaagaactgcgagtcggctctatatggtgcCTGcccaccgacgtttggcttctttcggcaactcgtgacacgccttatgcgcggggggggggggcttttgttatcacgtcaatcacttagtgcttgtagctgctgactttaaaaaaaaaaaaaaaactttgaggcaggaaccccgctttaaggttcTTGCCCAGCTGATTCTAAATTGCGTTTTGGAGTTTCACTTCAAAATTGGCCAACTGTAAAgttgaaatatatattttgtagtcTCTCATTTGAGTGGCTCCTCCAACACTGGACAGCCAGGAATCTTCCTGCTTCAGGTTTCCTATTGTCTGACCTGACTGATACTAGGATAAAGGTGATGATGCCTAGTCATTGTCCGAGGCAGAAGTGCTATTAGAGTCTGCATTGTAAATCAGAAAATGTCATCTCCCTGGCTCTACAGTATACCAGGTGTGTGACTTGTGAGTTTTGCCCAACAgaattgcaaaatatatttttcctgtgTATTGTTTAGTTTTACTTAAAGGAACCATTTTTGTTTTATGGTGATCCTCCTATTTTGTTTACTGTATTGGTAGCTTACAACAGAGGTCTCGTTGCTTACCTAAcctatatataaaatgttatttatttttgttttgtttgcgtgTGTTTTCCCATGGTGATGGTGGTACTCGCTACAAATCAAACGTATTACGTGATACCAGTTGAAGCCAGCAAACATTTTGTTTATCTATTTGAATTCCGAGTGATTTGAACTTCATTCCATTTTAGTACTGCAAAGCACAGCTGTTGGCTCCATGAATGTCATCCTTTCTTGTTTTAAACACAAGTAGACTTGATTATGTTCACAAATCCCATGGCCAGTAATCTTCATGTGCAGAATGTCTAATTCTTCTGAGTTTCTTTGTCTCAAAATGCATTTAAACAGTGATGACTTGTTGAAATAGAAATTAAGTGTTTTGGCCTTCTAACCCAGACCATGTACACACAGGATGTGTCATAATGCATTTGCCtaaaattagatttttatttaattttttattggaattttccAGCTTTGATTGACATACCTCCTGGGTATGAGTTAAGCGACTTTTCACAGAATGGGGTAACTATCTGCTAGACATGGGTTTTATTGCATATGTTGGCTACCTTTTTGCCAGCCTTTTGCTCTAGCATGGTCTCTCCAAGACCTTCACTTTGGAGAGTAAAATGTTTGTAGAGGCTTTCTTCTGTGCCAATATATTGCTGGCATTCTCTTTATAATGGGGTATATTGCGCTTTCTGAAAGTTTGAAAAATGGATCTACTTCCTCAGAGatgaaaatatttaaaatttgtttttaagtattttcaattttattatgTCGCTCCTTCTTATGGTGATCCATGTAGTCCTCCACAGATACTCGGCAGACCCCTTTGTACAAAATAAAGCATGATGGttcaaaaatgtttcttttgatgtgtctaaagccttgtacacacgatctgacttttccatggattttggtccgcagggcattggccgtgaacctgttctgcatacacacaacCATGCCCCCCTCAAAGCTGCAATAGGCAGCAGAGGGAGATGTTTACATGCCGCAATGCTTCACATTGCAACCGCAGCCAAGCTGACCCGGCCTGATGCCTGCCAAACGCTACACTTGCAAGCCAATAGGGAGGTGCCGCAAACACGCGATTATCAGGGGGAAAAAAGGCCTCTAGGAAACGATCGGGAAACGGATTGGGCTTCAGAGGCAAGGAAAATTTTTAATCGCAGGTCTAAAGGTCTTTTATCTCCTGAGGAAGTAGATAAccaagaaccttccagaagaacaagcgTCTGCAGCACTCTACCAAtcgggcctgtatggtagagttggCCAGATagcagccactcctcagtaaaaggcacatgacagcccctGTTGAGTTTGCCAaatggcacctgaaggactctcagaccacgaGAAACAAAAATTTAACTCTTTAGTCTGAATGGCaggcgtcatgtctggaggaaaccaggcgccgctcatcacctggccaataccatccctacagtgaagtatcatgctgtggggattttTTTCAGCGACGGGAACTGTGAGCCTAGTCAGGATTGagattgtagcatcatactcaaagatGAGGCTGTAAtttgtgccaaaggtgcttcaacaaagtattgcgcaaaggctgtgaatacttgtgtacatgtttttgtttttgtatccCTGAATGAACTTGCAATCTCCTGTCCTTAGTCATACACATACAGTTGGAAGTTTGGTGCAATTTATCAATTTTATGCCTCCTCTGTTAAAAAGACTCGTACAAATTCCATGTAGGTGGTAGgaatctaatgctgcgtacacatgattagaaattccgacaaaagtccgatgtgagcttttgttcggaaattccaaccgtgtgtatgcttcatcggacttttgctgtcggaatttctgctaacaaaagattgagaacaggcgggttctctatttttcagacgaaaaaatatcctatcagaaaatccgctcttctgtatgcaattccgacgcacaaaaaaaaacacccttgatcagaatcaagcagaagagccgaactgcctattgaacttcattgatctcggctcgtcgtgcgTCACCGCGTTGTTGggggtcagaatttccgacaagatttgagTGACCGTGTATGCAACACAGGTTTGAGCcagcattccgtcagaaaaaatccacggttttcttgtcggaatttccgatcgtgtgtatgcggcataactcgcTACTCAAGCTTTGCAGCACTGTTTGGCCACTATGCTCCCTATTTACAGAAATTTCCCCTTTATTTTGTTATCTGCCGATGTCGACTACAATTTGCCATTTCTTCTTAACGAGCACTTTGTATCATTTTGCAGATGTATGCTGGAGCTATTCTGGAGGTCTGTGGATGAAAATTGGGGAGGTTCCCTCAAGTCCAGGGTAAGCTTCAATTCTTTATATACTTGCTCTACTTTTGTTTCCAGGCAGGCTTCTTGCTGCTTTTACTATTGGGTAGTAAATATTTGCCTGATAAGATACATTTGAATTTAGTATCCTCAGCAGCAAAAGCGAAGTTAATATTTTACAGAAAAGCCAATGTGCAGTATCTATAACTCATAtttttgtctgcctgttgcctggCAGCACAAAAAGGATTATGAAGATGTGGAATTTATCAGGGACCAGGCTTTCCTAAATCTTTTGGTGAGCGTGCCGCATTTTCCAGTCACATAAGCCTGGTGCATTTAACAATGTGTTGTCAGTGCTCCTCGCCCCCCTGCATTCCATTTTGTTACCAGACCCATCTATTGCAGGTTGAAGAGCTCTATTTGTTGATTTCCATATTGTAAATATTAGAGACGCGTAATCTACTATGAGAAATCCTTGGCACAGAGCGATCTCGTATGACTGCTGCATCTGCCAGCTCCCATTTGAATTATTTTCTCTGCCTTTTCAAATTAAGCAGAAGGAATGTCTCAGCTGttcttgtgtgtgttttttttagttgATCAGGTTTAACTCATGTTCAAGGCCCTTTTCATCCATTAAAAATGACCATTTAATGTAACTAAACGCTTAACTCTTAGCTTTAGGATACATTcagaccacaaaaaataaaaactgagaaTTGTGTagataattactttttttttttttttgtttaatcctGCATACAGTTGCAAACCACACTAGCCCTTTACCCCTGATGTAGCTTATATTCCATAGgtataaagcagtggttctcaacctttctagagcTGCGACCccctgataaaatttcccaagttgtggggacccctaacagtaaaattatgttcgtagcatgggttgtcggcacccaaggccagacaagtaatttgcgcccttaacccacggacatttagcgctccctgagtcccttccacttgtacagtattaaaaccctttaTGGTAAATTTTAGGATGTACTGATCTTTCTATtcccctttctttcctttttatctctcgctgtccttttttttttttttttttttttttccccccccccatatctctcTAGCCATCATttttgttctcttattctttctctcctttttctttgttccaccccctctgttcttctcccttccatgtattcatttgtattccttcttactccttggtgggggggagtTGGAAAGAGTGGCAGTGCTAGGGGGAGTTCTGAttggccaacttaggtgctcttgataaaggtcatctgctgatctgagaactgtagtggggacttataATGGAagttataatcacaggtagtgttactcgctgtgtctctggctttgtggtgtctcgtagcagtgacacctatgctgaaatcaggagatatggTATCCTCCAGCCTTTCACActtcattcctcaccagtcatctgacctctagtctctgcctcccagccatgccgtgaactgaattggcggctgcgggcttcaggaacagccaagcTAGGCAgcaacaggctccagggacagccctgctgggtggccgcgAAAAAGGCTGTGtgggctttaggaacagcccaggcaaatcgtcatttgacccccaagggggtcccgacccccaggttgagaaccactgctataaagATATGTGCATTTTTGTACATCTCCAGAATATCCTGCACATTTCATGTTTGATCCTTTTTAAATatgctgcaagtacagaaaattggTGTTGGTGTGCCAAAAATGTAGCgtgcaaaaaaaatgtagtgTGCTTTCATCTTCCTCTTTTTTTGACATGGCAGCAATGTGTATTTTGGGGTCAGACCTATCTTCAGTTCTGAAGAAATCGGACTCCTCTCAATCTCCATATCCCCTCCTTGACTTGAGactggctgtttttttattttttttttatttttttgcacttatcgaACAGATAAAATAAAAACCCTTTCAACGATGAAGGCGTCAAATAGATGTTTGTTAAATGTTTTACTCTTAAAAAGTCCTTTGTTTCATCATCTTTTAATTGTTTTGGTTGTACTTGCAGCTTTTGTCAGGAGTGATAAGCCCAAGCTTTTCAAGGGTCTGCAAATCAAGGTATGTCTTCATTTCTCTGAAACTGCCCATTCCGAAACAGTTTTTGCTCAGACATGTGaaaatgcacatattttaaataaaaaaaaaaaacgtaggccctttcacacggaaggCTGTTTTGCCGCTGTTAAAagcatgttaatgttctgtgaaattcaagTTTCCGGGCACtgtgattagctgcatttgtacattgcgattacatgcgtcTATGTGCAGTTACATGCAACCCTTTTAATTTTTTAGTCCCTTGAATCGTGCTGCTATACGCAGTTGACACAAAGTACtgtgattacctgcggttatgtgcatatagctgtgcTAAATCGCACTTGGATGCATTCAAttatatatccttttttttttttttttttttcgcaccaaaccgcatgtaacgaaatcgcagctaaacaTGGTGTGTGAAcgtggccataggaaagcattgtgtgcttttttagctgcggtagaaaactagaaaatccacagctaaaagcaccattctatctgtctgtgtgaaagggcctaaAATCAAAAGTGTACATTTTGTGAAAAGCAGTTTGTTTCACATATTGGTGCTACAGTTTATTTAATGTTAGGGGGGTGAggggaatttgaatttttttatttatattttttgtgcgCACAAATACAATAATCTCCATATTTTCTCAATAATATGAAAAGTGAGAATAAGCGGAGTAAAGCTCTGTTTCCACTAGTGCGACCCCCAAAGTTGCGCGATTTACAGTACAACTTTGCAAAGCGACTGGTAAGAACCATGGGAGAACAAGTCGCACCGAAAATGGAACAAAGTAGTGCAAAAACCTTTTTTGGCGTCACTGCAACTTGAGTCGCACCAATTAGAAATGGGACCATTGAAATGCATGGATTTTGACTTCACATGTGTCAAGTCGCAAAACAACTCGCATTAGTGGAAACTGagcctaaaaaaataagaaacttGTCAAGACCTAAAATTAAGCACAGATGCAAAATGACGATAAACATTTTCCTGACATTTTCAACCGGCAAAGCTTTCACTGCACTGCTGAAATCATTCCCCTCACTTTGGCATGCCAAATATGTATTGTTTATCCACTTGAGCttaggaagattttacccccttcatgaccaggcctttttttgctatttagcactgcgttaatttaacttgtaattgcgcagtcatgtatcactgtacccaagcaaaattctatatatttttttttctccccacaaatagagctttctttttctgGTATTTGATATCaccactttgcaaaaaaaaatctaaacaaaaaaattaaaaccggaaattgtgaaaaaaaattaaacccaatttctttataaattttgtccaaaatgtattttggtacATGTCTTtggttcaaagaaaaaaaacacagcaatcccaataagtgtatattgtttGTAGCTGCAAACCAATCTATGGCTTGTGTGTGTATTAGAACTGCACAATTACTCGTTAAATAATCTACAGTGCGATTCAACTCTCCTCATGatcttaaaatgtttttttcctgattcTATGTAATAAGTGCTGAGTTCTCTGCTCActtctgaccaaaaaaaaaaaattcaggcagcctgccaagttttatcacatcgcttagggccctttcacactgggcggatcagtgatgcggggatcgctctgttgatccctgaTGTGCCGGCGGGTGACGGGgtagtccctgcacactgtgcagggaccgccttgTCTTTTTTCTCGCTCTAcccggaccgtctgtctgtgttcatccgatccccagacggaaggaaaaatagggttcatccgctgacacccgcgatctcatagtatgtatgtcccttttttcatCCGTACATGGATGGATGAAGAAGCGGACATACGatcagcccgtgtgaaagggccctgagGTGGAGATAAAGAGAAACCTTGTAACATGTAGTTCTTTTAGGTGAAAGGAATGAACTTCTGTCTTTAAattaggtcagtttaaccacttaaaggggttgtaaaggttatgcgcttttttttttttttttttttgagtatgtAAATTACCTCTGTGCCCAGATTTTGCACAGAggggccctgatcctcttctggggtccgccAACAgagcctacagaataaaatggcagttgttgcaatattttatggcaGACTGTATttacggtgcatactagctcattgtgcctttgtcttgcagggttttgtggcatgtgtgtttatatttttatgtGCGGGTGGGTATACAACTGCTATAAGTATAAGCATTGTATTGCTGAATTAGAAAGTGTTGACTAATCTACTTCTTGCAAGCTGATTAAATCTACATACACAAATGTGTAAACTAGTCTGTTTTTAGCAGTTTGACCTCCTGTTGATTTTGttatataagattttttttgttttctgcacaCAGTATGTGCGTGGCTCTGATCCTGTACTGAAGTTGCTGGATGACAACGGGAACATCTCTGAAGAACTCAGCATCACCAAATGGAACACCGACAGTGTAGAAGAATTTCTAAGTGAAAAGTTGCAccgtttataattatttttttttttttatcaaacctaTCGCACATATCTTTCACTCCCATTTACAGCAGCCTGCCATttcttctctttaaaaaaaaaaaaaaaaaaatcgccactatttttaattatttatatgtGGTGGGGGAGAAAACCTTTCAATGACATAACTGCATTTAGTTTTGATGCTGACCCTTGCTCTAAACAGCCTATATCACATTAATGCCTTTTCTTATAGTTGCCAAATGTGGACAGACTAAAGTTGGCCATATTcaatgttttactgtatatgggGAG
Proteins encoded in this region:
- the SELENOF gene encoding selenoprotein F — its product is MPGGKMVAERLMLCVVAALQAISTYGVELSSEACRDLGFSSNLLCTSCDLLGQFQLNGIETPCRQCCQEEARFESRKMYAGAILEVCGUKLGRFPQVQAFVRSDKPKLFKGLQIKYVRGSDPVLKLLDDNGNISEELSITKWNTDSVEEFLSEKLHRL